Proteins encoded by one window of Akkermansia muciniphila ATCC BAA-835:
- a CDS encoding SurA N-terminal domain-containing protein, whose protein sequence is MLDYLRKHTIVIMAAMALVFVGLMFVGGDVSGGSLTGMFKQTFVSVDGKSYGEKDYNNMGRTGLSVAFSFPSTFGPLLQDNFSSEENLRELCHLLKTNNPNAAFLAYRGIIRREAGRLGLTPSTAEIDDAICNIPEFQDDKGVFDPQKYDNFISMRGNMGKKLQEELLRGLMEDTISLERIKDVLAGGISVEPGFAEAVAESNSQQITINTAFLEKSAFRPKTDPGEEEIKTFWDKHKENYKNEEARFFTVYTFIPAGDAQAPKPGDISNATMETMNLVENDIWEPLNATNGRNMDQAISEALAKTPGVCKMEKKSYTAVTRKNAPQEINQAINQSASDGRSANLLDVAFSLAGAPALNADADAKAIEEARAKTGAEQISTMQVLENGQVVLIRLEGITPVKALPYETARNSARADLLESMTVESMNKAATELNTELQKAENPVEQFNAIAGKTGAKTASYGPFVNPNVLLSSVNLQNAKTQEELQSLLERAMNSRLAPPKELPAPEEVFQAASVINPGQMAQPINTGDGILLTQLVKRELEDTPEFQIKSTQQIAPALTAQAKSMIMLDWLKACITQYKVEIAPILNQER, encoded by the coding sequence ATGCTAGATTACTTACGTAAACATACAATCGTCATCATGGCAGCCATGGCCCTGGTGTTTGTGGGCCTCATGTTCGTCGGCGGGGACGTAAGCGGCGGCTCCCTGACCGGCATGTTCAAGCAGACTTTTGTTTCCGTGGACGGGAAATCTTATGGGGAAAAGGATTATAACAATATGGGCAGGACCGGCCTGTCCGTGGCTTTCTCCTTCCCTTCCACCTTCGGTCCGCTGCTTCAGGACAATTTCAGCTCGGAAGAAAACCTGCGCGAACTCTGCCATCTGCTGAAAACAAATAATCCCAATGCGGCTTTCCTGGCCTACCGCGGCATTATCCGCCGGGAGGCGGGACGCCTGGGCTTGACTCCCAGTACCGCGGAAATTGACGATGCCATTTGCAATATTCCAGAGTTCCAGGACGATAAAGGCGTTTTCGACCCCCAAAAATACGATAATTTCATTTCCATGCGCGGCAACATGGGTAAAAAGCTTCAGGAGGAACTGCTGCGCGGTCTGATGGAAGACACCATCAGCCTGGAGCGCATCAAGGACGTGCTGGCCGGGGGTATCTCCGTGGAGCCCGGTTTTGCCGAGGCTGTAGCGGAATCCAACAGCCAGCAAATTACAATCAACACCGCCTTCCTGGAAAAAAGCGCCTTCCGTCCCAAGACGGATCCCGGAGAAGAGGAAATAAAAACCTTCTGGGACAAGCACAAGGAAAATTACAAAAATGAGGAAGCTCGCTTCTTCACCGTTTACACCTTCATTCCCGCAGGCGATGCCCAGGCACCCAAGCCCGGAGACATTTCCAACGCCACCATGGAGACCATGAATCTGGTGGAAAATGACATCTGGGAACCGCTGAACGCCACCAACGGCAGGAACATGGACCAGGCCATCAGCGAAGCCCTGGCCAAGACTCCCGGCGTCTGCAAAATGGAGAAAAAGTCCTACACGGCCGTAACGCGTAAAAACGCGCCTCAGGAAATCAACCAGGCAATCAACCAATCCGCTTCCGACGGACGCAGCGCCAATCTGCTGGATGTGGCTTTCTCCCTGGCGGGAGCCCCGGCCCTGAATGCGGATGCGGATGCCAAGGCCATTGAAGAAGCGCGCGCCAAGACCGGAGCCGAACAGATCAGCACCATGCAGGTGCTGGAAAACGGACAAGTCGTCCTGATCCGTCTGGAAGGCATTACTCCGGTCAAAGCCCTGCCTTACGAAACCGCCCGCAACAGCGCCCGCGCCGACCTGCTGGAAAGCATGACCGTTGAATCCATGAATAAGGCCGCCACGGAACTCAATACGGAATTGCAGAAGGCGGAAAACCCCGTGGAACAGTTCAATGCCATTGCCGGAAAAACCGGTGCCAAAACCGCCTCTTACGGTCCCTTTGTCAATCCAAACGTACTCTTGAGCAGCGTCAACCTGCAAAACGCCAAAACACAGGAAGAGCTCCAGTCTCTTCTGGAACGGGCCATGAATTCCCGCCTGGCCCCTCCCAAAGAGCTCCCGGCCCCTGAAGAAGTATTCCAGGCGGCTTCCGTCATCAACCCCGGCCAGATGGCTCAGCCCATCAACACGGGGGACGGCATCCTGCTGACCCAGCTCGTCAAGCGCGAACTGGAGGATACG
- the sufT gene encoding putative Fe-S cluster assembly protein SufT, which translates to MLNQVVELKREVTAVQIPSGDVLTLPEGERVYITQILGGSYTVATDHGLARISRENADALGAGAEEPSPEAAALDENATLEERVWDTLKCVYDPEIPVDIVNLGLIYDVAVIELENGLHHVAVKMTLTAPGCGMGPHLVMEAKDRIEALEGVEAADVEMVWDPPWNQDMVSEEGRMKLGLI; encoded by the coding sequence ATGCTGAACCAGGTAGTAGAACTCAAAAGAGAAGTGACGGCGGTCCAGATCCCCAGCGGGGATGTGCTCACCCTGCCGGAAGGGGAACGCGTGTATATCACCCAGATATTGGGCGGCTCCTATACCGTGGCTACGGACCACGGCCTGGCCCGTATCTCCAGGGAGAACGCGGACGCTCTTGGCGCTGGAGCGGAGGAACCTTCTCCGGAAGCGGCTGCGCTGGATGAGAACGCCACACTGGAAGAAAGGGTCTGGGATACGCTGAAATGTGTGTATGACCCGGAAATCCCCGTGGATATCGTCAACTTGGGCCTGATCTACGATGTGGCCGTCATTGAGTTGGAGAACGGCCTTCATCATGTGGCGGTAAAAATGACTCTCACGGCGCCCGGCTGCGGAATGGGGCCCCATCTGGTCATGGAAGCCAAGGACCGCATTGAAGCGTTGGAAGGGGTGGAGGCTGCGGATGTGGAAATGGTGTGGGACCCCCCCTGGAACCAGGACATGGTCAGCGAGGAGGGCAGAATGAAACTCGGATTGATTTGA
- a CDS encoding DUF3472 domain-containing protein, giving the protein MRLLSSAAVICAALFSGTILHAQDPELLAKRQCRSVHINQQGHPSQASALYNVVKAKTSVPGTYFCAMNFDDGYIGFQEQSNGKKVIIFSIWDPVAHGDNPNDVPEEERTKLVKLGKDARSGRFGGEGTGGQSFVDYPWAIGENMRFLVCVKKMGKFKEISGYYFNNKSRSWDLISKWKTHSSEKELSFSVGFVEDFMRNFESAKKARGAFFGPSFAYKDGKWHPNTSVTFTGDPTPSTNVMANIQPDGSVLLQTGGTTKMTDFKLFQNRPLPQNIKLVLPDKAVTSLVQENIN; this is encoded by the coding sequence ATGCGTCTTTTATCCTCCGCCGCCGTCATTTGCGCCGCCCTGTTCTCCGGAACCATCCTTCATGCGCAGGACCCGGAACTGCTGGCCAAGCGCCAGTGCCGTTCCGTCCATATCAACCAGCAGGGGCATCCCTCCCAGGCAAGCGCCCTGTACAATGTAGTGAAAGCCAAAACATCCGTTCCCGGCACCTACTTTTGCGCCATGAATTTTGACGACGGCTATATCGGTTTTCAGGAACAATCCAACGGTAAAAAAGTAATCATCTTTTCCATCTGGGATCCGGTGGCACACGGAGACAACCCCAATGATGTGCCGGAAGAAGAACGCACCAAGCTGGTAAAACTGGGCAAAGATGCGCGCTCCGGACGTTTTGGCGGTGAAGGAACAGGCGGACAAAGCTTCGTGGACTATCCCTGGGCAATCGGGGAGAACATGCGCTTCCTCGTCTGCGTCAAAAAAATGGGGAAATTCAAGGAAATCAGCGGTTATTACTTTAATAATAAAAGCAGGTCCTGGGATCTTATTTCCAAATGGAAAACGCATTCCTCGGAAAAGGAACTTTCCTTCTCCGTCGGATTCGTGGAAGATTTCATGCGTAATTTTGAATCAGCCAAGAAGGCCCGCGGAGCCTTCTTTGGCCCCAGCTTCGCGTACAAGGACGGCAAATGGCATCCCAATACCAGCGTAACGTTCACCGGCGACCCAACCCCCTCCACCAACGTCATGGCGAACATCCAGCCTGATGGTTCCGTGCTGCTTCAGACGGGGGGAACTACGAAAATGACGGATTTCAAGCTGTTCCAAAATCGTCCCCTGCCCCAGAATATCAAGCTGGTCCTGCCTGACAAGGCCGTTACCAGTCTTGTTCAGGAGAACATTAACTGA
- a CDS encoding NADH-quinone oxidoreductase subunit N: MQAYIPEFILAGLAMLLLLAETFCKKTPKFIFGLIGAAGTLAMLPFYMEGLYDNIYIILALVATAVTLLLSVDFRAVINLSSNDSKSQDGTGEFYILPLLACVGITSLCKASNLVELFVSLEVLTLSSFIMVGYFRRNLGSTEAGIKYLILGAVSTGFLVFGLAWYFGITGTFIYNETIVSHALAGQTAPAMYLALAMLLLGTAFKIGAVPMQLWIPDVYQGAPTPVTAFLSVASKVAGFALFGIILAPFAVLPPVEFVVALMAAATLLVGNLGAIPQTNLKRMMGYSSIAQAGFILPLFIGTVDGKLAPNAPFYLAVYLVMTFGAFFALAMIRIQRGSEEISAFRGLGKTNPRLALAVTIMFASLAGVPLTAGFFAKMISFVHVINTGLYLGWMLPVMIVCAASGFYYYFKVIRSMYWDKPAENAEPVQVPAISGVMLAAFSIFIVLGGLMPLFLNPIR, encoded by the coding sequence ATGCAAGCGTATATTCCGGAATTCATCCTGGCCGGCCTGGCAATGCTTTTGCTTCTGGCGGAGACCTTCTGCAAAAAAACGCCCAAATTTATTTTCGGGCTGATTGGCGCGGCGGGAACCCTGGCGATGCTTCCCTTCTACATGGAAGGGCTCTATGACAACATCTACATCATCCTGGCGCTCGTCGCCACAGCAGTCACCCTGTTGCTTTCCGTAGATTTCCGGGCCGTCATCAACCTTTCCTCCAATGATTCCAAATCCCAGGACGGAACGGGGGAATTCTACATCCTGCCCCTGCTGGCCTGCGTAGGCATCACCTCCCTGTGCAAGGCATCCAACCTAGTGGAACTGTTCGTCTCCCTGGAAGTGCTCACCCTGAGTTCCTTCATCATGGTAGGCTACTTCCGGCGGAACCTGGGTTCCACGGAAGCGGGCATCAAGTACCTGATTCTGGGCGCCGTCAGCACGGGGTTTCTCGTTTTCGGCCTGGCCTGGTATTTCGGCATTACGGGAACATTCATTTATAATGAAACGATCGTCAGCCACGCCCTGGCCGGCCAGACAGCCCCCGCCATGTACCTGGCCCTCGCCATGCTGCTGCTCGGTACAGCATTCAAAATCGGTGCAGTTCCCATGCAGCTGTGGATTCCGGATGTGTACCAGGGCGCTCCCACTCCGGTGACAGCTTTCCTTTCCGTAGCCTCCAAGGTAGCCGGATTCGCCCTGTTCGGCATCATCCTGGCCCCATTCGCCGTGCTGCCTCCCGTCGAATTCGTCGTAGCCCTGATGGCCGCCGCCACCCTGCTGGTGGGCAACCTGGGCGCCATTCCCCAGACGAACCTGAAACGCATGATGGGGTATTCTTCCATTGCACAGGCAGGCTTCATTCTTCCCCTGTTTATCGGTACTGTGGACGGCAAGCTGGCTCCGAACGCCCCGTTCTACCTGGCTGTGTACCTGGTCATGACCTTCGGCGCCTTTTTCGCCCTTGCCATGATCCGCATCCAGCGCGGGAGCGAGGAAATTTCCGCGTTCCGCGGTCTGGGCAAAACCAATCCCCGGCTGGCGCTGGCGGTCACCATCATGTTCGCCTCCCTGGCGGGCGTGCCGCTGACGGCCGGATTTTTCGCCAAAATGATTTCTTTCGTGCACGTCATCAATACGGGTCTGTATCTGGGTTGGATGCTCCCCGTCATGATCGTCTGCGCTGCATCCGGGTTTTACTATTACTTCAAGGTCATCCGCTCCATGTACTGGGACAAGCCCGCAGAAAACGCAGAACCCGTGCAGGTACCGGCCATTTCCGGAGTCATGCTGGCCGCGTTTTCCATCTTCATCGTGCTGGGGGGCCTGATGCCCCTGTTCCTGAACCCCATCCGGTAA
- a CDS encoding complex I subunit 4 family protein — MLIWLVLIPLIAAALIGLCKAPARPTALLSASLTLALGIWALVSFDGCSSCWSRFEGMDLQLTLAPALSKVMLLLTILVTFATVLGTNPPQGGEASWYNSALLISAGATGAFLSDNIISFFAFHELALIPTFVMIGLYGRGDRRTTAWRATLYLGLASMVLLAALLMIGTQAGFTFSGLKDFMASGRELAHAELIGALLIAGFGTLISLFPFHSWAAPAYASAPAPVAMMHAGVLKKFGLYGLFMFQPLMETGFLPWTNILLVLLVCNVIWVGYVTVNQKRLDLLLGNSSVMHMGYIFLAFAALVVSGSAEANPWALKGAALLMLAHGLTIALLFLLCGQIEKQTGTLEINSLGGLSTRLPRMAFVFGLAGMASIGLPGLANFPGEFMVFFSGFAGFSNGFGPVQIATILCLWGLVIGAVYMLRAYRNIFQGDLSKASAYATGLQPSERAANCFLVIALAVFGFFPTLVLQFFS; from the coding sequence ATGCTTATCTGGCTTGTTCTCATTCCTCTGATTGCCGCGGCCCTCATCGGTCTGTGCAAGGCGCCCGCACGCCCGACAGCCCTGCTCAGCGCCTCCCTGACGCTGGCCCTCGGCATCTGGGCCCTGGTTAGCTTTGACGGCTGTTCTTCCTGCTGGTCCCGTTTTGAAGGGATGGACCTCCAGCTCACGTTGGCTCCGGCCCTGTCCAAAGTAATGCTGCTGCTGACCATCCTGGTTACCTTCGCCACCGTATTGGGCACCAACCCGCCCCAGGGGGGGGAAGCTTCCTGGTACAACTCCGCCCTTCTGATTTCCGCAGGCGCCACCGGGGCGTTCCTGTCCGACAACATAATCTCCTTCTTCGCCTTCCATGAACTGGCTCTTATCCCCACCTTCGTGATGATCGGCCTGTATGGACGCGGCGACCGCCGCACCACGGCCTGGCGCGCCACGCTTTACCTGGGGCTTGCCTCCATGGTGCTGCTGGCAGCCCTGCTGATGATCGGTACGCAGGCAGGCTTCACCTTCTCCGGCCTGAAAGACTTCATGGCCAGCGGGCGCGAACTTGCCCACGCGGAACTCATCGGGGCCCTGCTCATCGCCGGGTTCGGCACGCTGATTTCCCTCTTCCCCTTCCATTCCTGGGCAGCCCCCGCATACGCATCCGCTCCCGCTCCGGTAGCGATGATGCATGCCGGAGTGCTTAAAAAATTTGGCCTGTACGGGCTCTTCATGTTCCAGCCGCTGATGGAAACAGGATTCCTTCCCTGGACGAATATCCTGCTGGTCCTGCTCGTCTGCAATGTCATTTGGGTGGGGTACGTAACCGTCAACCAGAAAAGGCTGGACCTGTTGCTGGGCAACTCTTCCGTGATGCACATGGGCTATATCTTCCTGGCTTTCGCCGCCCTGGTAGTTTCCGGTTCTGCGGAAGCCAATCCCTGGGCGCTGAAAGGAGCTGCCCTGCTGATGCTGGCCCATGGCCTGACAATCGCCCTTCTCTTTCTGCTCTGCGGGCAGATTGAAAAGCAAACAGGCACATTGGAAATCAACTCTCTGGGCGGACTGAGCACCAGGCTGCCGCGCATGGCTTTCGTTTTCGGCCTGGCGGGCATGGCTTCCATCGGCCTCCCCGGCCTCGCCAATTTCCCGGGGGAATTCATGGTCTTCTTCTCCGGTTTCGCCGGTTTCAGCAACGGCTTCGGCCCCGTTCAAATCGCCACCATCCTGTGCCTCTGGGGACTGGTCATCGGCGCGGTATACATGCTGAGGGCCTACCGCAATATTTTCCAGGGAGATTTGTCCAAAGCCTCCGCCTACGCCACGGGACTGCAGCCCTCCGAACGGGCGGCCAACTGCTTCCTGGTCATCGCCCTGGCGGTCTTCGGCTTCTTCCCCACGCTGGTGCTCCAGTTTTTCTCCTGA
- the nuoL gene encoding NADH-quinone oxidoreductase subunit L: MFNIDIQYTWLLLFLPLVVAAFDWFLLTKRPDVAALTSTFSCLATFVLSLGLLDRTGSDSFSWLPISDISSVDLGFVLDPLSSRMMLVVTGIGLLVHVFSLGYMADDKAKTRYFACLSLFMFSMTGIVLANNIAMTFIFWELVGLSSYLLIGHWYTRDTAANAAKKAFICNRVGDFGFLIGILTLWALTNTLDFSLMEIPAGISENLLNITVLCLFCGAVGKSAQFPLHVWLPDAMEGPTPVSALIHAATMVAAGVYMMVRVQYSIGIEAFPALACNVIAGIGAITAVIAAFMATQQNDIKRVLAYSTLSQLGYMVMALGLLAGEAAMFHLFTHAWFKALLFLGAGAIIFACHHEQDIWKMGGIMKRMKLTSLTFIIATMALIAIPFTSGFFSKEAILEAALRKNPVFFWIGAGVALLTTFYMMRVIFVVFFGKSRSHSSEHASEVGGLMLVPLLILAVLALISGYGFIADRLVPFNGFVSESFHMGMPFYVSMGALVLGILLAAAFYAGSPASDKLSGNAVSRALANRLYIDLFYDKVLVRGVQGVLAAIIDFMDQFIISGLIVGGLARLTAAIGSLLRRLQSGNMAAYTALFGIGLLLVIYFTVFYSC, from the coding sequence ATGTTCAATATTGATATTCAATACACCTGGCTTCTGCTCTTCCTGCCGCTGGTCGTAGCCGCCTTTGACTGGTTCCTGCTGACCAAACGTCCTGACGTCGCAGCCCTCACCTCCACCTTCTCCTGCCTGGCGACCTTCGTCCTTTCCCTGGGTCTGCTGGACCGGACCGGATCCGATTCCTTCTCCTGGCTCCCGATTTCCGACATCTCTTCCGTGGACCTGGGTTTCGTGCTGGATCCCCTTTCCTCCCGCATGATGCTGGTGGTCACGGGCATCGGCCTGCTGGTCCATGTTTTCTCTCTGGGTTACATGGCGGACGACAAGGCCAAAACACGCTACTTCGCATGCCTGAGCCTTTTCATGTTCTCCATGACGGGCATCGTCCTGGCGAACAACATCGCCATGACCTTTATCTTCTGGGAATTGGTGGGCCTCTCCTCCTATCTGCTTATCGGCCACTGGTACACACGGGACACTGCCGCCAACGCCGCCAAAAAAGCCTTCATCTGCAACCGCGTCGGGGACTTCGGCTTCCTGATCGGCATTCTGACTCTCTGGGCGCTGACCAACACGCTGGATTTCAGCCTGATGGAAATACCCGCAGGAATCAGTGAAAACCTGCTGAACATTACGGTACTGTGCCTCTTCTGCGGAGCGGTGGGCAAATCCGCCCAATTCCCGTTGCACGTCTGGCTTCCGGACGCCATGGAAGGCCCCACCCCCGTCTCCGCCCTGATCCATGCGGCCACCATGGTAGCCGCCGGCGTTTACATGATGGTGCGCGTTCAATACTCCATCGGCATTGAGGCCTTCCCCGCCCTGGCCTGCAATGTCATTGCCGGCATCGGAGCCATTACGGCCGTCATCGCCGCCTTCATGGCCACCCAGCAGAATGACATCAAACGCGTCCTGGCCTATTCCACCCTCTCCCAGCTCGGCTATATGGTCATGGCCCTGGGACTTCTGGCCGGGGAGGCAGCCATGTTCCACCTCTTCACCCACGCATGGTTCAAGGCTCTGCTCTTCCTGGGCGCCGGTGCCATCATCTTCGCCTGCCACCATGAACAGGACATCTGGAAAATGGGCGGCATCATGAAGCGCATGAAGCTGACTTCCCTCACCTTCATCATTGCCACCATGGCGCTGATTGCCATTCCGTTCACGTCCGGCTTCTTCTCCAAGGAAGCCATTCTGGAAGCAGCCCTTCGCAAAAACCCGGTCTTCTTCTGGATCGGCGCGGGCGTAGCCCTGCTGACAACCTTCTATATGATGCGTGTCATCTTTGTGGTCTTCTTCGGCAAGAGCCGCAGCCACAGTTCGGAACACGCCTCGGAAGTTGGCGGCCTCATGCTGGTGCCCCTGCTGATTCTGGCTGTCCTGGCTCTCATCTCCGGCTACGGGTTCATCGCAGACAGGCTGGTTCCTTTCAACGGATTCGTTTCCGAAAGCTTCCACATGGGCATGCCCTTCTACGTCTCCATGGGGGCGCTGGTGCTCGGAATCCTGCTGGCGGCTGCCTTCTACGCAGGCTCCCCGGCTTCTGACAAACTCTCCGGCAATGCCGTTTCCCGGGCTCTCGCCAACCGCCTTTATATTGATCTGTTCTATGATAAAGTGCTGGTCAGGGGAGTCCAGGGCGTTCTGGCCGCCATCATCGACTTTATGGACCAGTTCATCATCTCCGGCCTCATCGTTGGCGGACTGGCGCGGTTGACCGCCGCCATAGGCTCCCTGCTGCGCCGCCTGCAGTCCGGCAACATGGCCGCCTATACGGCTCTCTTCGGCATTGGCCTGCTCCTGGTCATCTACTTTACCGTCTTCTATTCCTGCTAA
- the nuoK gene encoding NADH-quinone oxidoreductase subunit NuoK has product MIPLTHYLILSGVLFAIGLMGVIVRRDIIVIFMCLEMMLSAANLSLVAFSRAQGTMGLPNYDGQALSIFILTIAAAEVAIGLALIVSLYRARRTASTQDLNTLKD; this is encoded by the coding sequence ATGATACCTCTTACGCATTATCTGATCCTCTCCGGCGTCCTGTTCGCCATCGGCCTGATGGGGGTGATTGTCCGGCGCGACATCATCGTCATCTTCATGTGCCTGGAAATGATGCTCAGTGCTGCCAACCTGTCCCTGGTAGCGTTTTCCCGCGCCCAGGGCACTATGGGCCTGCCCAACTATGACGGCCAGGCCCTCTCCATCTTTATCCTGACCATCGCCGCAGCGGAAGTGGCTATCGGCCTAGCCCTCATCGTCTCCCTGTACAGGGCCAGGCGCACGGCCAGCACGCAAGATCTCAACACGCTGAAAGATTAA
- a CDS encoding NADH-quinone oxidoreductase subunit J: MNIFASDILFYVFGALAVVLSLMVVFMRNPVSSAMMMALSFGATAAVMIGLGAHFLGILQILVYAGAIMVLFAFIIMLLNVKQETSPFSRPFSVAIGIIIAGLFLGQLIGIIYSLPGAKETHRCPMASAEQAWNDLKIGQEDAAPSKTGMETPACGLRNNGAPSVILPPLSPQCSAHLYPEGTTIREEIDNGEFPDTALLGRTLFDKYNRSLVIAGLALLVASIGVVVLSRRPSGK; this comes from the coding sequence ATGAACATCTTTGCCAGCGACATACTTTTTTACGTTTTCGGGGCCCTGGCCGTGGTCCTGTCCCTGATGGTCGTCTTCATGCGCAACCCCGTCTCCTCCGCCATGATGATGGCTCTTTCCTTTGGAGCCACCGCCGCCGTCATGATCGGGCTGGGAGCCCACTTCCTGGGCATTCTCCAAATCCTTGTATACGCCGGGGCCATTATGGTGCTCTTCGCGTTCATCATCATGCTGCTGAATGTGAAGCAGGAAACATCCCCCTTCAGCAGGCCTTTCTCCGTCGCTATCGGTATCATCATCGCCGGCCTCTTCCTCGGCCAGCTTATTGGCATCATCTATTCTTTGCCTGGCGCCAAAGAAACGCACCGCTGCCCGATGGCCAGCGCGGAACAGGCCTGGAACGATTTGAAAATCGGGCAGGAGGACGCAGCCCCCTCCAAAACCGGAATGGAAACTCCCGCCTGCGGCCTTCGCAACAACGGCGCCCCTTCCGTCATTCTCCCCCCCCTCTCCCCCCAATGTTCCGCCCACCTCTATCCGGAAGGCACCACCATCCGTGAGGAGATAGACAACGGAGAATTCCCGGACACCGCCCTGCTGGGCCGTACCCTGTTTGACAAATACAACCGGAGCCTGGTCATCGCCGGTCTGGCCCTGCTGGTGGCTTCCATCGGCGTCGTCGTGCTGAGCCGCCGCCCTTCCGGAAAATAA
- a CDS encoding NuoI/complex I 23 kDa subunit family protein, translating into MAFKTIKRPKISLGERFYLQSILGGLWLTIRHLVLALLGKSRNKKELAGSGIGVTMQYPEARWDKHLPKYYRGAPVLVKGEDGRERCVSCQLCEFICPARAITITPGPIQEGPWGKVEKAPREFQIDMLRCIYCGMCEEACPEQAIFMSHNYLFTPTDKTQAIHNKAKLYELGGTRKGLVNKWNQYK; encoded by the coding sequence ATGGCCTTCAAAACGATCAAGCGTCCGAAGATTTCCCTTGGAGAGCGGTTCTATCTGCAATCCATTCTTGGCGGTCTTTGGCTCACTATCAGGCATCTCGTTCTGGCTCTGCTGGGCAAATCCCGCAACAAAAAAGAACTGGCCGGTTCCGGCATCGGCGTTACGATGCAATATCCGGAAGCCAGATGGGACAAACATCTGCCGAAATATTACCGCGGAGCTCCCGTGCTGGTGAAAGGCGAAGACGGCCGTGAACGCTGCGTTTCCTGCCAGCTCTGCGAATTCATCTGCCCGGCCCGCGCCATCACCATCACCCCCGGCCCCATACAGGAAGGACCGTGGGGCAAAGTGGAAAAAGCCCCCAGGGAATTTCAGATTGACATGCTGCGCTGCATCTACTGCGGCATGTGCGAGGAAGCCTGCCCGGAACAGGCCATCTTCATGAGCCATAACTACCTGTTCACCCCCACGGATAAAACCCAGGCCATCCACAACAAGGCCAAGCTCTACGAACTGGGCGGCACCCGCAAGGGGCTGGTCAACAAGTGGAACCAATACAAATAA
- a CDS encoding complex I subunit 1/NuoH family protein codes for MIDSILTFCDEVLSNPVWFYIITLLIKIVICFAITILFIPVCVYIERRVAAWIQDRVGPNRAGIPLSIFRRFGMKSDLPFKKTLDYFGLPHDGKIANLCRFFRLDRDIPIFGLVQPMVDGGKLFLKQDFTPPFVRRVYFWIAPILVLAPPLMTAAVVPFAGDLQTSYGNVNMAVANLSVGPLWMFAISSLSVYGLVLAGWSSNSKFPFLGGVRSSAQMISYEISMGLSIIPVLMIYSTLDLSNIVEYQAANGWLLLPVWGEGLSWQRWILLVPVAISFIIFLTSIFAEANRTPFDMSECETDLVGGYHTEYSSMKFAQFFMGEYAAMVVGSSLVITLFLGGWSIGFGLDGWLNENVANWVAVICQLIAYVLKLLFFAFFFVWVRWTLPRFRYDQVMKLGWMVFFELAVINIFLTAAILYFVK; via the coding sequence ATGATTGATTCGATTCTAACCTTTTGCGACGAGGTGCTCAGCAACCCTGTGTGGTTTTATATCATCACTCTGCTGATCAAAATCGTCATCTGCTTTGCCATCACCATTCTGTTCATTCCGGTCTGCGTGTACATTGAACGCCGGGTGGCCGCCTGGATCCAGGACCGCGTAGGCCCCAACCGCGCCGGCATTCCGTTAAGCATCTTCCGCCGCTTCGGCATGAAATCCGACCTGCCGTTCAAAAAGACGCTGGACTACTTCGGGTTGCCCCATGACGGCAAAATCGCCAACCTGTGCCGTTTTTTCCGCCTGGACCGCGACATCCCCATCTTCGGTCTCGTGCAGCCCATGGTGGACGGCGGCAAACTGTTCCTGAAACAGGATTTCACGCCCCCCTTCGTACGCCGCGTATACTTCTGGATCGCTCCCATCCTGGTGCTTGCGCCACCGCTGATGACGGCGGCCGTGGTTCCCTTCGCCGGAGACCTTCAAACCTCTTACGGAAACGTCAACATGGCGGTGGCCAACCTCAGCGTAGGCCCCCTCTGGATGTTCGCCATCTCCTCCCTCTCCGTGTACGGACTGGTGCTGGCCGGATGGTCATCCAACTCCAAATTCCCCTTCCTGGGCGGCGTGCGCTCCTCAGCCCAGATGATTTCCTATGAAATCAGCATGGGTCTGTCCATCATCCCTGTGCTGATGATTTACAGCACGCTGGACCTGTCCAACATCGTGGAATACCAGGCCGCCAACGGCTGGCTCCTGCTTCCCGTGTGGGGCGAGGGCCTGAGCTGGCAGCGCTGGATACTGCTGGTGCCCGTAGCTATCAGTTTCATCATATTCCTCACCTCCATTTTTGCGGAAGCCAACCGTACGCCGTTTGACATGTCCGAATGTGAAACGGACCTCGTGGGCGGCTACCATACGGAATACTCCTCCATGAAATTCGCCCAATTCTTCATGGGGGAATATGCCGCCATGGTGGTGGGATCCTCCCTTGTCATCACGCTGTTCCTGGGGGGCTGGTCCATCGGCTTCGGCCTGGACGGCTGGCTCAATGAAAACGTAGCCAACTGGGTGGCGGTCATCTGCCAGCTCATCGCATATGTGCTCAAGCTTCTCTTCTTCGCCTTCTTCTTCGTCTGGGTGCGGTGGACGCTCCCCCGCTTCCGCTATGACCAGGTGATGAAGCTCGGCTGGATGGTCTTCTTTGAACTGGCCGTCATCAACATCTTCCTTACAGCCGCCATCCTGTACTTCGTCAAGTAA